One window of the Pseudofrankia sp. DC12 genome contains the following:
- the folE gene encoding GTP cyclohydrolase I FolE, which translates to MTSEAGLLSADFGHLDDEGGSAAGPGSVSGAAVAEFRPGNGRVRPFDHDRVAAAVRELLIGIGEDPDREGLRKTPDRVARAYAEAVEGLGRDPADVLTTVFDEGHDEMVLVRDIDFSSLCEHHLVVFSGKAHVAYIPNENGQITGLSKLARLVDLYARRPQVQERLTSQVADALVDVLKPRGVMVVVEAEHLCMSMRGVRKPGACTVTSAVRGQFLSPATRNEGMSLILSSHRR; encoded by the coding sequence TTGACGTCCGAAGCCGGCCTCCTGTCCGCTGATTTCGGCCACCTTGATGACGAGGGTGGTTCGGCGGCGGGGCCAGGGTCAGTTTCCGGCGCAGCCGTCGCCGAGTTCCGGCCGGGCAACGGCCGGGTGCGCCCGTTCGACCACGACCGCGTCGCCGCGGCGGTGCGGGAACTGCTGATCGGGATCGGCGAGGACCCCGACCGCGAGGGCCTGCGCAAGACGCCCGACCGGGTCGCGCGTGCCTACGCGGAGGCCGTCGAGGGTCTGGGCCGCGACCCGGCCGACGTGCTGACCACCGTCTTCGACGAGGGTCACGACGAGATGGTGCTCGTGCGCGACATCGACTTCTCGTCGCTGTGCGAGCACCACCTGGTCGTCTTCTCCGGGAAGGCGCACGTCGCCTATATCCCGAACGAGAACGGCCAGATCACCGGCCTGTCGAAGCTGGCCAGGCTGGTCGACCTGTACGCCCGCCGGCCGCAGGTGCAGGAGCGCCTGACCTCCCAGGTCGCCGACGCGCTGGTGGACGTCCTCAAGCCACGCGGCGTCATGGTGGTCGTCGAGGCGGAGCACCTCTGCATGTCGATGCGCGGCGTCCGCAAGCCCGGCGCCTGCACGGTCACGTCCGCAGTCCGGGGCCAGTTCCTCTCCCCGGCGACCCGCAACGAGGGCATGAGCCTCATCCTGAGCAGCCACCGCCGGTAA
- a CDS encoding phosphoribosyl-ATP diphosphatase, with protein MKTFDELFVELSAKWRDKAPDSGSVAALEAGVHHIGKKLVEEAAESWMAAEYETGERAAEELSQLVYWIQLMMISRGLTPDDVYLHL; from the coding sequence GTGAAGACCTTTGACGAGCTGTTCGTGGAGCTCTCCGCGAAGTGGCGGGACAAGGCCCCGGACTCGGGCTCCGTCGCCGCGCTGGAGGCCGGCGTGCACCACATCGGCAAGAAGCTGGTCGAGGAGGCCGCCGAGAGCTGGATGGCGGCCGAGTACGAGACGGGCGAGCGGGCCGCCGAGGAGCTCTCCCAGCTGGTCTACTGGATCCAGCTCATGATGATCTCCCGCGGCCTCACCCCGGACGACGTCTACCTCCATCTCTGA
- a CDS encoding helix-turn-helix transcriptional regulator, translating to MTDDVVDVVPSLGVASLGADPGSSTLAGELGRALAGLRKRKGMTGEELGRAIGASQAKISKIERGVLRPSPLDVEKIVLALDGSKDALHELVGQATELQSLSSRPRLPRRGPVNQQDYADLEGRATLVRDFEPITVPGLMQISEYTRRVINAFHAVDIGDHESKWAETAAKVTQRLQRQERLYDTNKTFEFILLENLLNNMYVTPGYMLAQVDRIEQIAKLSNVTVRVVPMTAQLGLPPSHGFMIFDDDVVVTESLDATVYQDRRSVEFYTHFFESYRELATADLEEVLERYKMRYADMARPKP from the coding sequence GAGCTCGGTCGCGCTCTCGCTGGTTTGCGTAAGCGCAAGGGGATGACGGGGGAGGAGCTCGGCCGGGCGATCGGCGCGAGTCAGGCGAAGATCTCGAAGATCGAGCGGGGCGTGCTGCGGCCGAGCCCCCTGGACGTTGAGAAGATCGTGCTGGCGCTCGATGGCTCGAAGGACGCGCTGCATGAGCTGGTGGGGCAGGCGACCGAGCTGCAGTCCCTGAGTAGCCGTCCGCGGTTGCCGCGCCGTGGCCCGGTCAACCAGCAGGATTACGCCGATCTTGAAGGTCGGGCAACGTTGGTGCGTGACTTCGAGCCGATCACTGTGCCAGGCCTGATGCAGATCAGCGAGTACACCCGTCGGGTGATCAATGCGTTCCATGCGGTCGACATCGGTGACCACGAGTCGAAGTGGGCCGAGACGGCGGCGAAGGTGACACAGCGGCTCCAGCGCCAGGAGCGGCTCTACGACACCAACAAGACGTTCGAGTTCATCCTGCTGGAGAACCTGCTCAACAACATGTATGTCACGCCGGGGTACATGCTGGCGCAGGTCGACCGGATCGAGCAGATCGCGAAGCTGTCGAACGTCACTGTGCGTGTGGTTCCGATGACGGCTCAGCTCGGCCTGCCGCCGAGTCACGGTTTTATGATCTTCGACGACGATGTGGTCGTCACCGAGTCCCTGGACGCGACCGTCTACCAGGACCGGCGCAGCGTCGAGTTCTACACCCACTTCTTCGAGAGCTACCGCGAGCTCGCGACCGCCGACCTCGAAGAAGTCCTCGAACGCTACAAGATGCGGTACGCCGACATGGCCAGGCCCAAGCCCTGA
- the ftsH gene encoding ATP-dependent zinc metalloprotease FtsH: MTPRRIFRGWVVLALLVLLVIFLTTNVLSGPKEYSKQNLHFIQDKIATSQVESATIEDSKQIVQIKTKDDKKYESSYVTNQAVTLAAQLNDKGVPYEVKVERSNVLVSLLLNLLPLVLVVALFLFLMNQMQGGGNRVMNFGKSKAKLVNKDTPKTTFADVAGADEALEELQEIKEFLENPGKFQAIGAKIPKGVLLYGPPGTGKTLLARAVAGEAGVPFYSISGSDFVEMFVGVGASRVRDLFEQAKANAPAIIFVDEIDAVGRHRGAGLGGGHDEREQTLNQLLVEMDGFDVKGGVILIAATNRPDILDPALLRPGRFDRQIVVDRPDLLGREAILKVHAKGKPIGADVDLLVIARRTPGFTGADLANVLNEAALLAARADQKMISSDLLEESIDRVLAGPERKTRAMSEKEKKRIAYHEGGHALVAHALPNSDPVHKITILPRGRALGYTMQLPLEDKYLSTRSEMLDKLAVLLGGRTAEEVVFHEPTTGASDDIEKATQIARAMVTQYGMSDKLGALKFGAESGEVFLGREVGHQRDYSEAVAGEIDNEVRKLIEAAHDEAWEVLNTYRDELDNLVLRLMDIETLSKDEVLEIFATVHKRPVRGFYTGVGRRVPSDRPPVQTPAELGLVASDVADLVKGNGNGNGHPTGNGAPSLTKPASAPGEGADTGHGPVSGPVNGPTGPAGPPATPPPDAPRISNPWAPPVWPNDDERKHR; encoded by the coding sequence ATGACTCCAAGAAGAATCTTCCGCGGCTGGGTGGTCCTGGCGCTCCTGGTCCTGCTTGTGATCTTCCTGACGACCAACGTTCTGTCTGGTCCCAAGGAGTACAGCAAGCAGAACCTGCACTTCATCCAGGACAAGATCGCCACGAGCCAGGTCGAGAGCGCCACGATCGAGGACTCCAAGCAGATAGTCCAGATCAAGACCAAGGACGACAAGAAGTACGAGTCGAGCTACGTCACCAACCAGGCGGTCACTCTGGCCGCCCAGTTGAACGACAAGGGCGTCCCGTACGAGGTCAAGGTCGAGCGCAGCAACGTCCTGGTCTCGCTGCTACTCAACCTGCTGCCTCTGGTGCTGGTGGTCGCGTTGTTCCTGTTCCTGATGAACCAGATGCAGGGCGGCGGCAACCGCGTGATGAACTTCGGCAAGTCCAAGGCCAAGCTGGTCAACAAGGACACGCCGAAGACGACATTCGCGGATGTGGCCGGCGCCGACGAGGCACTGGAGGAACTCCAGGAGATCAAGGAGTTCCTGGAGAATCCAGGAAAGTTCCAGGCCATCGGGGCCAAGATCCCCAAGGGCGTGCTGCTGTACGGCCCGCCGGGCACCGGTAAGACGCTGCTGGCCCGCGCGGTCGCCGGCGAGGCCGGCGTCCCGTTCTACTCGATCTCCGGCTCCGACTTCGTCGAGATGTTCGTCGGTGTCGGCGCGAGCCGGGTGCGCGACCTGTTCGAGCAGGCCAAGGCCAACGCCCCGGCGATCATCTTCGTCGACGAGATCGACGCCGTCGGCCGCCACCGTGGCGCCGGTCTCGGCGGCGGCCACGACGAGCGTGAGCAGACCCTCAACCAGCTGCTCGTCGAGATGGACGGCTTCGACGTCAAGGGCGGCGTCATCCTGATCGCCGCGACGAACCGGCCGGACATCCTCGACCCGGCGCTGCTGCGCCCGGGCCGGTTCGACCGGCAGATCGTGGTCGACCGCCCGGACCTGCTGGGCCGCGAGGCGATCCTCAAGGTCCACGCCAAGGGCAAGCCGATCGGCGCGGACGTCGACCTGCTGGTGATCGCCCGCCGTACCCCCGGCTTCACCGGCGCGGACCTGGCCAACGTGCTGAACGAGGCCGCACTGCTGGCCGCCCGCGCGGACCAGAAGATGATCTCTTCCGACCTGCTGGAGGAGTCGATCGACCGAGTGCTCGCCGGCCCGGAGCGCAAGACCCGGGCGATGAGCGAAAAGGAGAAAAAGCGGATCGCCTACCACGAGGGCGGCCACGCCCTGGTGGCACACGCGCTGCCGAACTCCGACCCGGTCCACAAGATCACGATTCTGCCCCGTGGCCGGGCGCTCGGCTACACGATGCAGCTCCCGCTGGAGGACAAGTACCTGTCCACCCGGTCGGAGATGCTCGACAAGCTCGCCGTGCTCCTCGGCGGGCGGACCGCGGAGGAGGTCGTCTTCCACGAGCCGACCACCGGGGCGAGCGACGACATCGAGAAGGCGACCCAGATCGCCCGCGCGATGGTCACCCAGTACGGCATGTCGGACAAGCTGGGCGCGCTGAAGTTCGGCGCCGAGTCGGGCGAGGTGTTCCTCGGCCGTGAGGTCGGACACCAGCGCGACTACTCCGAGGCCGTCGCCGGCGAGATCGACAACGAGGTCCGCAAGCTCATCGAGGCCGCGCACGACGAGGCCTGGGAGGTGCTGAACACCTACCGCGACGAGCTGGACAACCTGGTCCTGAGGCTGATGGACATCGAGACCCTCAGCAAGGACGAGGTGCTCGAGATTTTCGCCACCGTTCATAAGAGGCCGGTTCGTGGCTTCTACACGGGCGTCGGCCGGCGGGTACCGTCGGATCGTCCGCCCGTGCAGACCCCTGCTGAGCTGGGCCTGGTCGCGTCCGACGTGGCCGACCTGGTCAAGGGCAACGGGAACGGAAACGGTCACCCGACCGGCAACGGCGCGCCGAGCCTCACGAAGCCGGCTTCCGCCCCCGGTGAGGGTGCCGACACCGGTCACGGCCCGGTCTCCGGGCCCGTCAACGGCCCGACCGGGCCGGCCGGGCCGCCGGCCACGCCCCCGCCGGATGCCCCACGGATCTCGAACCCGTGGGCGCCCCCGGTGTGGCCGAACGACGACGAAAGGAAGCACCGTTGA
- the hisG gene encoding ATP phosphoribosyltransferase, whose product MLRIAVPNKGALSVASSQLLGDAGYHVKRDGAELVVADVENDIEFFFLRPRDIAVYVGSGLLDVGITGRDLLLDSEVPARELVALGYGHSTFRYAAPEGAVSDVAELGGRRIATSFPGLVRADFAARGLTAQIVTLDGAVETAVRLGVADAVADVVETGRTLRAAGLELVGEPVMRSEAIMITKLGAELAPAHERLLRRVQGVLVARRYVMMDYDAPTAVLDKACEITPGFESPTISPLAREGWVAVRAMVLKDDVNRTMDDLWELGARGILVSGIQACRL is encoded by the coding sequence ATGCTGCGAATCGCGGTACCGAACAAGGGCGCGCTCTCCGTCGCCTCCAGCCAGCTGCTCGGCGACGCCGGGTACCACGTGAAGCGGGACGGCGCCGAGCTCGTCGTCGCCGACGTCGAGAACGACATCGAGTTCTTCTTCCTACGCCCGCGGGACATCGCGGTCTACGTCGGCTCCGGGCTCCTCGACGTCGGCATCACCGGTCGCGACCTGCTGCTGGACAGCGAGGTTCCGGCCCGGGAACTGGTCGCCCTCGGCTACGGGCACTCGACGTTTCGGTATGCCGCCCCGGAGGGCGCGGTCTCGGACGTCGCCGAGCTGGGCGGTCGGCGGATCGCCACCTCGTTTCCCGGGCTGGTCCGCGCGGACTTCGCGGCCCGTGGGCTGACCGCGCAGATCGTCACGTTGGATGGCGCGGTCGAGACGGCGGTGCGGCTCGGCGTCGCGGATGCCGTCGCTGACGTGGTCGAGACCGGTCGGACGCTGCGGGCCGCGGGCCTGGAGCTCGTCGGCGAGCCGGTCATGCGGTCCGAGGCCATCATGATCACAAAGCTGGGCGCGGAGCTCGCGCCGGCGCACGAGCGGCTGCTGCGCCGCGTGCAGGGCGTCCTGGTCGCGCGTCGGTACGTGATGATGGACTACGACGCGCCGACCGCCGTGCTGGACAAGGCCTGCGAGATCACGCCGGGTTTCGAGTCGCCGACGATCTCGCCGCTGGCCCGCGAGGGCTGGGTCGCCGTCCGGGCGATGGTCCTGAAGGACGACGTCAACCGCACGATGGACGACCTGTGGGAGCTCGGCGCCCGCGGCATCCTCGTCTCCGGCATCCAGGCCTGCCGCCTTTGA
- a CDS encoding HAD family hydrolase has product MPPPAIVATDLDGTLIRSDGTVSERTRRALRRVREHGGTVVFVTGRPIRVMADVVAKTSVAGIAVCANGALVYDLDAQTTVNHRELDQQAALRLALAIREIVPDVAFAVESGLRFGREPAFRTMWPDPLELVADLADLLVTLPPIKLLVRRSGESLAHVYEKVVDLAGAEAVVTRSTETLIEIAGAGVSKAVALAEVATAHGVTAADVVAFGDMLNDLPMLAWAGHSVAVANAHPEVLAAADEITASNDHDGVALVLERLFD; this is encoded by the coding sequence GTGCCCCCTCCCGCGATCGTCGCCACCGATCTGGACGGAACCCTGATTCGGTCGGACGGCACAGTGTCGGAGCGCACCCGCCGGGCGCTGCGCCGGGTGCGTGAGCACGGCGGGACCGTTGTTTTCGTGACCGGCCGGCCAATCCGCGTAATGGCCGACGTCGTCGCGAAGACCTCGGTCGCCGGCATCGCCGTCTGCGCGAACGGCGCCCTCGTCTACGACCTGGACGCACAGACGACGGTCAACCATCGCGAGCTCGACCAGCAGGCCGCGCTGCGGCTGGCCCTGGCCATTCGGGAGATCGTGCCGGACGTCGCGTTCGCGGTCGAGAGCGGGCTGAGGTTCGGCCGGGAGCCCGCGTTCCGCACGATGTGGCCGGACCCACTGGAGCTGGTCGCCGACCTGGCCGACCTCCTGGTGACGCTGCCGCCGATCAAGCTGCTCGTCCGCCGCAGCGGTGAGTCGCTCGCACACGTGTACGAGAAGGTCGTGGACCTCGCGGGCGCCGAGGCGGTGGTGACCCGGTCCACCGAGACACTGATCGAGATCGCCGGTGCCGGCGTCTCCAAGGCGGTCGCGCTGGCCGAGGTCGCCACCGCTCACGGGGTCACCGCGGCGGACGTCGTCGCGTTCGGCGACATGCTCAACGACCTGCCGATGCTCGCCTGGGCCGGCCATTCGGTCGCCGTCGCCAACGCGCATCCCGAGGTCCTCGCGGCCGCCGACGAGATAACCGCCTCCAACGACCACGACGGCGTAGCCCTCGTCCTCGAACGTCTCTTCGACTGA